One Chryseobacterium sp. StRB126 genomic region harbors:
- a CDS encoding DUF4920 domain-containing protein, with amino-acid sequence MKFKAILFAAAVSASTLAFAQETSQKKFSPPAGNALVGDTYGAGVATTIESKAITVDKLGKKLKKENKKLENVAIKGKVTDVCEKKGCWLTIQTDDNSQFFVKMKDYAFFVPTALKGKNVVLEGNAERKVISVDEQKHYAEDAKKPQSEIDAIVQPKEEIRFLASGIKVVH; translated from the coding sequence ATGAAATTTAAAGCTATTCTATTTGCAGCAGCTGTAAGTGCTTCTACACTGGCGTTTGCCCAAGAGACATCACAAAAGAAATTTTCACCACCGGCAGGAAATGCTTTGGTAGGTGATACTTATGGGGCAGGCGTTGCAACGACCATAGAGTCTAAAGCAATAACAGTAGACAAGCTGGGCAAGAAGCTTAAAAAAGAAAATAAAAAACTTGAAAATGTAGCTATCAAAGGAAAGGTGACCGATGTTTGTGAGAAAAAGGGATGCTGGCTGACTATTCAGACTGATGATAACTCACAGTTTTTTGTAAAAATGAAAGACTATGCCTTCTTTGTTCCTACAGCTTTAAAAGGTAAAAATGTAGTTCTGGAAGGAAATGCTGAAAGAAAAGTAATTTCCGTGGATGAGCAGAAACATTATGCTGAAGATGCTAAAAAACCTCAATCTGAAATTGATGCTATTGTACAGCCTAAGGAAGAAATCAGATTTTTGGCAAGTGGAATTAAGGTCGTACACTAA
- the uvrA gene encoding excinuclease ABC subunit UvrA: MSKSTEYIEVYGAREHNLKNINVKIPRNELVVITGLSGSGKSSLAFDTIFAEGQRRYIETFSAYARQFLGGLERPDVDKIEGLSPVIAIEQKTTNKNPRSTVGTVTELYDFLRLLYARVSDAYSLSTGQKLVSYTEDQILDTIKNNYKGEKIMLLAPVVRSRKGHYHELFVQMAKKGYGQARIDGELQDIEYDLKLDRYKTHDIDIVIDRWIIGESASEGRMEKSLRTAMEMGEGIIGIQKLGSTDIEYFSKNLMDAETGHSLALPEPNTFSFNSPKGSCPNCKGLGTIKKINTDYFIDNPKLSINQGGLLPLEDIKSNKWILAQIKNILEIFGLGMTTPLQDIPEEALDYIYNGCHKEFNKDLKYAGITKKIKISFDGLITFMEEIIDERESYEAILLERHFTTEETCPECGGTRLQPSSLSFKIDGKNIAEVNGLSLADLKEWLADVKDKFSEKNKIIAHEILKEIETRLQFLLDVGLDYLSLSRSSKTLSGGESQRIRLATQIGSQLVNVLYILDEPSIGLHQRDNERLIHSLKNLRDIGNSVLVVEHDKDMILEADEVLDIGPRAGKFGGEILWQGKPKDLLKADTITAQYINGKRKIEIPAERRVGSGKNIVLKGATGNNLKNVTLDVPLGKLVVVTGISGSGKSSLINGTLYPILNKHFYRAVQEPLPYKKIEGLDNIDKIVDVDQTPIGRTPRSNPATYTGMFTDIRNLFAELPESKIRGYKPGRFSFNVKGGRCETCQGGGLKVIEMNFLPDVYVHCETCNGKRFNRETLEVRYKGKSISDVLDMTIDEAVDFFQPIPKIFAKVKTLQDVGLGYITLGQQSTTLSGGEAQRIKLATELAKRQTGNTLYILDEPTTGLHFEDVKILMEAINQLVELGNSFIIIEHNMDVIKLADHIIDVGPEGGKYGGQIVAQGTPEEIVKSKKSLTGKFLKRELE, encoded by the coding sequence ATGAGCAAATCAACAGAATATATAGAAGTTTACGGAGCACGTGAACACAACCTGAAGAATATTAATGTTAAGATCCCGCGCAACGAACTGGTAGTAATTACCGGGCTTTCGGGGAGTGGAAAATCTTCACTGGCTTTTGATACCATTTTTGCAGAAGGCCAGCGTCGTTATATAGAAACATTCTCTGCCTATGCCCGCCAGTTTCTGGGTGGATTGGAGCGTCCGGATGTAGATAAAATTGAAGGACTTTCACCCGTTATTGCCATTGAGCAGAAAACAACCAATAAAAACCCGCGTTCTACTGTAGGAACCGTTACAGAACTGTACGACTTCCTTCGTCTATTGTATGCTAGGGTTTCAGATGCTTACTCATTGTCTACAGGACAGAAACTGGTAAGTTATACCGAAGATCAGATCCTTGATACCATTAAGAACAATTATAAAGGAGAAAAAATCATGTTATTGGCTCCTGTTGTGCGTTCCAGAAAAGGGCATTACCATGAACTTTTTGTGCAGATGGCTAAAAAAGGATATGGACAGGCAAGAATTGACGGGGAGTTACAAGATATTGAATACGATTTAAAACTTGACCGTTATAAAACCCACGATATTGATATTGTGATCGATCGTTGGATCATCGGAGAAAGCGCTTCTGAAGGCAGAATGGAAAAATCTCTGCGTACTGCCATGGAAATGGGCGAGGGGATCATCGGAATTCAGAAACTGGGAAGTACAGATATTGAATATTTCTCCAAAAACCTGATGGATGCTGAAACAGGACATTCCTTAGCATTACCGGAACCGAATACTTTCTCATTCAACTCTCCCAAAGGAAGCTGCCCGAACTGTAAAGGATTGGGAACAATTAAAAAGATCAATACAGATTATTTCATCGATAATCCGAAACTATCCATCAACCAAGGAGGGTTACTGCCACTGGAAGATATCAAGTCCAATAAATGGATTTTGGCACAAATCAAAAATATTCTTGAGATCTTCGGATTAGGCATGACAACGCCATTACAGGATATTCCGGAAGAAGCTTTGGACTATATCTATAACGGATGTCATAAAGAATTCAATAAAGACCTGAAATATGCAGGAATCACCAAGAAGATCAAGATCAGTTTTGATGGTTTGATTACCTTTATGGAGGAAATTATTGATGAAAGAGAATCCTATGAAGCTATTTTGCTGGAAAGACATTTCACTACGGAAGAAACATGTCCGGAATGTGGAGGAACCCGTCTTCAGCCTTCAAGTTTAAGTTTTAAAATTGACGGAAAGAATATTGCTGAGGTCAATGGATTAAGCTTAGCAGATTTGAAAGAATGGCTGGCAGACGTTAAAGATAAATTTTCAGAGAAGAATAAAATCATTGCTCACGAGATCTTAAAAGAAATCGAAACCAGACTTCAGTTCTTACTGGATGTAGGATTGGATTATCTGAGTTTGAGCAGAAGTTCAAAAACCCTTTCAGGAGGAGAATCACAAAGAATCCGTTTAGCAACACAAATTGGTTCTCAGCTTGTGAATGTTTTGTACATTTTAGATGAACCAAGTATTGGGCTTCACCAGAGAGATAACGAAAGACTGATCCATTCCCTAAAGAATCTTAGAGATATCGGTAACTCTGTTTTAGTAGTAGAGCACGATAAAGACATGATTCTGGAGGCCGATGAGGTATTGGATATTGGTCCAAGAGCCGGAAAATTTGGGGGAGAAATCCTTTGGCAGGGAAAACCAAAAGATCTTTTAAAAGCAGATACCATTACCGCTCAGTATATCAACGGAAAAAGAAAAATTGAAATTCCGGCTGAAAGAAGAGTAGGAAGCGGAAAAAATATCGTTCTGAAAGGAGCAACAGGAAATAACCTGAAAAATGTAACTCTGGATGTCCCTCTTGGAAAACTGGTAGTGGTAACGGGAATTTCAGGAAGTGGAAAATCTTCTTTAATTAACGGAACCTTATATCCAATCCTTAACAAACATTTTTACAGAGCAGTTCAGGAACCTTTACCATATAAAAAGATCGAAGGGCTTGATAATATTGATAAAATTGTAGATGTAGACCAAACTCCGATCGGAAGAACACCACGTTCAAATCCGGCAACGTATACGGGAATGTTTACAGACATCAGAAACCTTTTTGCAGAATTACCGGAAAGTAAGATCCGTGGGTATAAACCGGGAAGATTCTCTTTCAACGTAAAAGGTGGAAGATGCGAAACTTGCCAGGGTGGTGGATTAAAAGTAATCGAAATGAACTTCCTTCCGGATGTATACGTGCATTGTGAAACCTGCAACGGAAAACGTTTTAACAGAGAGACTCTTGAAGTTCGTTACAAAGGAAAATCCATTTCCGATGTACTGGACATGACGATTGATGAAGCGGTAGATTTCTTCCAACCGATTCCTAAGATTTTTGCTAAAGTGAAAACATTGCAGGATGTGGGATTAGGGTATATTACGCTGGGACAACAGTCTACAACCCTTTCAGGAGGAGAAGCTCAGCGTATTAAGCTGGCAACAGAACTTGCTAAAAGACAAACCGGAAATACCCTTTATATTCTTGATGAACCTACAACAGGGCTTCACTTTGAAGATGTAAAGATTCTGATGGAGGCCATTAATCAATTGGTAGAATTAGGAAACTCATTCATCATTATTGAACATAATATGGATGTGATTAAATTAGCAGACCATATTATTGACGTAGGTCCGGAAGGAGGAAAATATGGCGGACAGATTGTTGCACAGGGAACTCCGGAGGAAATTGTAAAGTCTAAGAAAAGCTTGACTGGGAAGTTTCTGAAGAGAGAATTGGAATAA
- a CDS encoding GPW/gp25 family protein — MDTPNYRMPFVPSTLMTEGGSIDTCDMGESIAHNIMLLITTKKGENRYDENYGNDVWNLEFDNGVTSAIWENVFVKSLRRQIQEYEPRIVQPQIDANIQFVEHSYDTKEHTEIKKKVRIAINAKMEETGERFSFSTELFLSPMSID, encoded by the coding sequence ATGGATACACCAAATTACAGAATGCCCTTTGTACCGTCTACATTAATGACAGAAGGGGGAAGTATCGATACCTGCGATATGGGAGAAAGTATTGCTCACAATATTATGCTGCTGATCACTACCAAAAAAGGGGAGAACAGATACGATGAAAATTATGGAAACGATGTTTGGAACCTGGAATTCGATAATGGAGTAACCAGTGCCATCTGGGAAAACGTTTTTGTAAAAAGTCTCAGAAGACAAATTCAGGAATATGAACCAAGAATTGTACAGCCACAGATAGATGCCAATATCCAATTTGTAGAACACAGTTACGATACCAAAGAACACACCGAAATCAAAAAGAAAGTAAGAATTGCCATCAATGCGAAGATGGAGGAAACAGGAGAACGTTTCAGTTTTTCAACAGAACTGTTCCTGAGCCCAATGTCCATTGATTAA
- a CDS encoding DUF3829 domain-containing protein, with protein MKKIIVLAMALALTVTVVSCKKGAEKFGNAVLNLGGETDANDIIDFNNNFIDSYKSTSKHIERILKYADAIVAKSKGKNGLIIPITLTSMDYSFSKIKEIPSGFDKDKAAIEKEFSIYKAKKENIDKKAEELKSYMTSENYKDDKGAKAEAIRKEIEDDANALFAAGENIMIKIKPATDAAEEIILKDHPIKEYIISSKNVMNSMDSVIDLLGKQYSGQFNEAAAQKKYDEYAKAVEANAKLNFDVKDQQYSYKKSQFETFNKNASNFLDLYRKLIRDAKEKGKIQDNDIQQIDSSYESVLSAYNIFVK; from the coding sequence ATGAAGAAGATTATTGTACTTGCAATGGCCCTGGCTTTAACTGTTACCGTCGTAAGCTGTAAAAAAGGTGCAGAAAAATTTGGGAATGCCGTTTTAAACCTTGGAGGCGAGACAGATGCGAATGATATTATTGATTTTAATAACAATTTTATAGATTCTTATAAAAGTACATCCAAGCATATTGAAAGAATTTTAAAATATGCAGATGCAATCGTGGCCAAATCAAAAGGCAAAAATGGATTGATCATACCAATTACATTAACCTCAATGGATTATTCATTTTCAAAGATTAAGGAAATTCCATCTGGATTTGATAAAGATAAAGCCGCTATTGAAAAAGAATTCAGTATTTATAAGGCTAAAAAAGAAAATATAGACAAAAAGGCTGAAGAGCTTAAGTCCTATATGACTTCGGAAAATTATAAGGATGATAAAGGAGCAAAAGCAGAAGCCATCAGAAAAGAAATTGAGGACGATGCGAATGCTTTATTTGCTGCAGGGGAGAATATTATGATTAAAATTAAGCCCGCTACAGATGCTGCAGAGGAAATTATTTTGAAAGATCACCCGATAAAAGAGTATATTATTTCTTCCAAAAATGTGATGAATTCAATGGATTCTGTAATCGATCTTTTAGGGAAACAATATTCCGGACAATTCAATGAAGCGGCGGCACAGAAAAAGTATGACGAATATGCCAAAGCAGTAGAGGCCAATGCCAAACTAAACTTTGATGTAAAAGATCAGCAGTATTCTTATAAAAAATCTCAGTTTGAGACCTTTAATAAAAATGCGTCTAACTTTTTAGATCTTTACAGGAAACTGATAAGGGATGCTAAAGAGAAAGGAAAGATTCAGGATAATGATATCCAGCAGATTGATTCATCTTATGAAAGTGTATTGAGTGCTTACAACATCTTTGTGAAATAA
- a CDS encoding type VI secretion system baseplate subunit TssF: MNLDQNIYSKESVKARMLQNATKVWGLKSPQSLDPFVKLLIDAFSTEVFKANNEIQTVNARILEKLAKLLTPSIYTHPIPAHAVAFTQPYDSTEVLLEHTEFFFRKQMTSTVKSESDKQLNIPFTPVGNVRINKIHTSVMFVGNTCYSIDDRFNKIPISRFNGRPEDYRKVTVGIDVSKYVSEYFPKYMSIFCSNPAFEHLDFVYKLLPYINVSSNGNPLFVREGLSYLSESAPDGYEQMFKEQSIRSKVIEDIKSIYRHKFIEITGLSSSLFSEPGQLPQNLDFLAGKEEIVKYLDNKRYLWLTFEFPPQFSAEILDNFSFVLNAFPIYNRGWKKTEYSLDIMGNNIPLVTDEGEHFLYVDEVQDGDGRKYTEIPFTPADDLKKGLYTVRKGGMERFTSRNAVDMIANVLELTRDEIAAFSLLNRDNVKGVLSEMSDKMKSMVQKVNNAKRNIRQELNYVIMEPVEKTDHTYASFWITHCTLANHMRPGTELSNQLKSQTVVLLTETLGGAEEQKGTDSIQAYKYALTTRDKIISLEDVKNYCRMILKDELREVRVRRGTMISNKPKEGFVRTVEVEIVPQNYSFYGRAYWENMANITRNQIIAKAIDGIEYLVKVTNEDVEFQDM, from the coding sequence ATGAACCTAGATCAAAATATTTATTCCAAAGAATCTGTAAAAGCAAGAATGCTTCAGAATGCAACTAAAGTATGGGGATTGAAAAGCCCGCAGTCTTTAGACCCATTTGTAAAACTATTAATTGATGCATTCAGTACAGAAGTTTTTAAAGCGAATAATGAAATACAAACAGTGAATGCCCGAATTCTTGAAAAACTGGCAAAGCTGTTAACTCCATCTATTTATACTCATCCTATTCCGGCTCATGCGGTTGCTTTTACGCAGCCTTATGATTCTACCGAAGTTTTATTGGAGCACACGGAGTTTTTCTTCCGTAAGCAAATGACTTCCACTGTGAAATCAGAATCGGATAAACAATTAAATATTCCTTTTACTCCCGTAGGGAATGTTAGGATTAATAAAATTCACACTTCAGTAATGTTTGTAGGGAATACCTGTTACAGTATTGATGATAGGTTTAATAAAATTCCTATTTCAAGATTTAACGGAAGGCCTGAAGATTACAGAAAGGTTACGGTAGGGATTGATGTCAGCAAATATGTGAGCGAATATTTTCCTAAATACATGAGCATATTCTGCTCCAATCCAGCTTTTGAGCATCTTGATTTTGTATATAAACTATTACCTTATATTAATGTTTCAAGTAATGGAAACCCTTTGTTTGTAAGAGAAGGGTTAAGCTATCTTTCAGAAAGTGCTCCGGATGGTTATGAGCAAATGTTTAAAGAACAGTCGATCCGAAGTAAGGTAATAGAAGATATCAAAAGTATCTACCGTCATAAATTTATCGAAATCACCGGACTTTCCAGCAGCTTGTTCTCAGAACCGGGGCAGCTTCCACAAAACCTTGATTTCCTTGCCGGAAAAGAAGAGATTGTAAAATATCTTGATAATAAGCGTTATTTATGGCTTACTTTTGAGTTTCCACCACAATTCTCAGCAGAAATTCTGGATAACTTCTCATTTGTACTGAATGCTTTCCCGATTTATAACAGAGGCTGGAAAAAAACAGAATACAGTCTTGATATTATGGGAAATAATATTCCTTTAGTAACAGACGAAGGAGAACACTTCTTATATGTAGATGAGGTGCAGGATGGAGACGGAAGAAAATATACTGAAATACCATTTACCCCTGCAGATGATCTTAAAAAAGGATTATACACTGTGAGAAAAGGAGGAATGGAACGTTTCACCAGCAGAAATGCTGTAGATATGATTGCTAACGTGTTGGAACTGACAAGAGATGAGATTGCCGCATTTTCCCTCTTAAACAGAGATAATGTAAAAGGAGTTCTCAGTGAAATGTCCGACAAGATGAAATCCATGGTGCAGAAAGTGAACAATGCCAAGAGAAACATCAGGCAGGAACTGAATTATGTCATTATGGAGCCTGTTGAAAAAACAGACCATACCTATGCTTCTTTCTGGATCACTCATTGCACATTAGCCAATCATATGCGTCCTGGGACAGAACTTTCCAATCAGTTGAAATCACAGACTGTTGTACTGCTTACGGAAACCTTGGGTGGTGCTGAGGAGCAGAAAGGAACCGACAGTATTCAGGCTTATAAATATGCTTTAACAACAAGAGACAAAATTATTTCCCTTGAAGATGTTAAAAACTATTGCCGAATGATCCTGAAAGATGAATTGAGAGAAGTAAGGGTGAGAAGAGGAACAATGATTAGCAACAAACCTAAAGAAGGTTTTGTAAGAACTGTTGAGGTAGAAATTGTTCCACAGAATTATTCTTTCTATGGAAGAGCATATTGGGAAAATATGGCTAATATCACCAGAAACCAGATCATTGCCAAAGCCATTGACGGTATTGAATATCTGGTGAAAGTAACCAATGAGGATGTCGAATTCCAGGATATGTAA
- the bla gene encoding class A beta-lactamase, subclass A2: MKRASLFISICLFSIQLKSQTIQDLRSKINTIISTKNATVGVSLKGIEDKDTLSINGNKAMPMLSIFKFHIALAVLNQIDKGKLKLDQKFLIKKEELLPETWSPIREEYPAGNMDLTLDQLLRYTVSHSDNNGCDILLKMVGGAPAVQKFINQQGIKDFTIRLNEQQMNTFESYFVNTSTPLATTDLLEKFYKGKVLKKETTKYLYQIMVETSRGLTWMKAGFPAGTELAHRTGISGRNEQNIRAAMNDVGIVKLPNGKHFILSVYLKNSNEEMKDTEKIIADIGNAVWEYYISKS, translated from the coding sequence ATGAAAAGAGCATCCCTTTTTATATCAATTTGTCTTTTTAGTATTCAGTTAAAAAGCCAGACAATACAAGATCTGAGAAGTAAGATTAACACAATCATATCAACGAAAAATGCCACAGTTGGAGTTTCTTTAAAAGGAATCGAAGATAAAGATACGTTAAGCATCAACGGAAATAAAGCAATGCCGATGCTGAGTATTTTTAAATTCCATATTGCCTTAGCTGTTTTAAATCAGATAGATAAAGGAAAGCTAAAACTGGATCAGAAGTTTTTGATTAAAAAAGAAGAATTGCTCCCCGAAACATGGAGCCCGATCAGAGAAGAATATCCGGCAGGGAATATGGATCTTACATTAGATCAATTATTAAGATATACTGTCTCTCACAGCGATAATAATGGCTGTGATATTCTATTGAAGATGGTGGGAGGAGCTCCTGCTGTTCAGAAATTTATTAATCAGCAGGGCATTAAAGATTTCACTATCCGATTGAATGAGCAGCAAATGAATACCTTTGAATCCTATTTTGTCAATACATCAACCCCTTTAGCAACAACAGATCTTTTAGAAAAATTCTACAAAGGGAAAGTGCTGAAAAAGGAAACCACAAAATACTTATACCAGATCATGGTAGAAACTTCAAGAGGATTAACCTGGATGAAGGCGGGCTTTCCAGCAGGAACAGAATTGGCTCATCGTACAGGGATTTCAGGAAGAAACGAACAGAATATAAGAGCTGCAATGAATGATGTTGGAATTGTAAAGCTTCCCAATGGAAAGCATTTCATTCTATCCGTATACCTGAAAAATAGTAATGAAGAAATGAAAGATACAGAAAAAATCATTGCCGATATAGGAAATGCAGTTTGGGAATATTATATAAGTAAGTCATAA
- a CDS encoding M14 family zinc carboxypeptidase yields the protein MNFEHIYSPASDFSNRYISPEKLFSYLQANLSDYIQEIGTSYLEKPIYQLSIGTGNIQVLAWSQMHGNESNATHAMLDLLTSLDKAPEMKEDLFSKIRLDFIFMLNPDGSEKWTRLNAVDIDLNRDFHNEASKEIKFLKKAAASKKYDYALNLHEQRTIFTTDGIHPATLSFLAPSENVERTVTENRKKCMAVIGSVYNHLKEMIPNQIGRYSDEFYPTSTGDNFIKAGMPTILFEGGHFVDDYTRKGTRKYYTIALYYALKAISELNSEITGWETYLDIPENKETHYDIIYRNVRLNTEHECILDIAVQYREMKEDGKDEISFVPYVMEAGDVKKRKGWLEVDCTGKKFISTHKYPKLDSVVDFTIED from the coding sequence ATGAACTTTGAACATATTTATTCTCCAGCCTCTGATTTCTCTAATCGCTATATTTCCCCTGAAAAATTATTTTCTTACCTACAAGCTAATCTCAGCGATTACATTCAGGAGATCGGAACATCTTATTTAGAGAAGCCTATTTATCAGTTAAGCATCGGAACCGGAAACATTCAGGTATTGGCCTGGTCACAAATGCACGGAAATGAATCCAATGCTACACACGCCATGCTTGATCTTTTAACAAGTCTTGATAAAGCTCCCGAAATGAAGGAAGATTTATTCAGTAAAATCAGACTGGACTTTATCTTTATGTTGAACCCTGACGGATCTGAAAAATGGACAAGATTAAATGCCGTAGATATTGATCTTAACCGCGACTTCCATAATGAGGCAAGCAAGGAGATTAAGTTTCTGAAAAAAGCAGCCGCTTCAAAGAAATATGATTATGCACTGAACCTTCATGAACAAAGAACCATTTTCACCACAGATGGTATTCATCCGGCTACTCTTTCCTTCTTAGCTCCTTCTGAAAATGTAGAACGTACCGTTACAGAAAACAGAAAAAAATGTATGGCTGTTATTGGGAGTGTTTATAACCATTTAAAGGAAATGATCCCTAACCAGATCGGGAGATATTCTGATGAATTTTATCCAACTTCTACAGGTGATAATTTCATCAAGGCAGGAATGCCTACCATTTTATTTGAAGGTGGACATTTTGTAGATGACTACACAAGAAAGGGAACCAGAAAATATTATACGATCGCTTTATATTATGCACTGAAAGCAATTAGTGAATTGAACTCTGAGATTACAGGATGGGAAACGTATCTGGATATTCCGGAAAACAAAGAAACCCATTATGATATTATCTATAGAAATGTAAGACTGAATACAGAGCATGAATGTATTTTAGATATTGCCGTTCAGTATAGAGAAATGAAAGAGGATGGGAAAGATGAAATTTCTTTTGTTCCTTATGTGATGGAAGCAGGAGATGTGAAGAAAAGAAAAGGCTGGCTGGAAGTAGACTGTACAGGGAAGAAATTTATTTCTACCCATAAATATCCGAAGCTGGATTCAGTAGTGGATTTTACAATAGAAGACTAA
- a CDS encoding helix-turn-helix domain-containing protein translates to MSLNERISKVIEYSRLTPSEFADEIDVQRSSISHITSGRNKPSLEFIIKIKSRFPELLWDWLVTGEGEMLRSELSETKIQEEQAEEDQIRTTPLPDLFTMINEDDEFGVDETEKELPLASYGESVIPPQDKASEKILDSQRLETSPEEILSQVIGNQTNKIKRIVLFYENGKFESFEP, encoded by the coding sequence ATGAGTTTAAACGAAAGAATTTCAAAAGTTATAGAGTACTCCCGACTTACCCCTTCTGAATTTGCAGATGAGATTGATGTACAGCGTTCCTCCATTTCGCATATTACATCCGGAAGAAATAAACCGTCACTGGAGTTTATCATAAAAATAAAATCTCGATTCCCAGAACTTCTTTGGGATTGGCTGGTTACCGGTGAAGGTGAAATGCTAAGATCAGAATTATCGGAAACAAAAATTCAGGAAGAACAGGCTGAAGAGGACCAGATAAGAACGACACCTCTACCCGATCTTTTCACCATGATAAATGAAGATGATGAATTCGGAGTGGATGAAACAGAGAAAGAACTTCCTCTGGCGTCTTATGGAGAATCGGTTATACCGCCCCAAGATAAAGCTTCAGAAAAAATATTAGATTCTCAGCGATTAGAAACTTCACCTGAAGAAATATTAAGTCAAGTTATTGGAAATCAAACTAATAAAATAAAACGTATTGTTTTGTTCTATGAAAATGGAAAATTCGAGAGTTTTGAACCTTAG
- a CDS encoding APC family permease: protein MHKKLKLWDAIMLVMGSMIGSGIFIVSADMMRNLGSGYWLIVVWIITGIMTVAAAISYGELSALFPKAGGQYTYLKEIFGKRMGFLYGWGLFTVIQTGTIAAVAMAFGKFTAYLIPSLNDAAPIFQSGEFKITWIQILAIAVILLLTYINTRGVESGKFLQNIFTGSKILALLGLIAAGFILVDFSHLSENFNLGMDSFSNLKKDLSGNFLKEGWEPIGGMTLMGGIAAAMVGSVFSSVAWESVTFVSGEIENPKKNVVKSMIYGTSAVMILYIAVNFVYLNALDRDSIAFATNDRVAVAASQNIFGSAGTIIIAVLVMISTFGCDNGLILAGARVFQTMAKDGMFFKSAEKNNKNEVPENALWMQGIWASLLCLSGQYGNLLDMISFVIVLFYMITVFGVIYLRIKQPTLERPYKTWLYPVTPIIYLIIGTVFCILLLIYKQQYTWPGFLLVLLGLPVYYFINRRKTDQ from the coding sequence ATGCATAAAAAACTGAAACTATGGGATGCCATTATGCTTGTAATGGGCTCTATGATCGGAAGTGGAATATTTATCGTAAGCGCTGATATGATGCGTAATCTGGGCTCCGGTTACTGGCTGATTGTTGTCTGGATCATCACAGGAATAATGACAGTAGCTGCAGCCATAAGCTATGGCGAACTTTCTGCCCTCTTTCCAAAGGCTGGCGGACAATACACCTACCTGAAAGAGATCTTCGGTAAAAGAATGGGATTTCTTTATGGTTGGGGGCTGTTCACTGTGATACAAACAGGAACAATTGCTGCCGTGGCAATGGCTTTCGGTAAATTTACAGCCTATCTGATACCATCACTTAATGATGCTGCTCCTATTTTCCAAAGTGGAGAATTTAAAATTACATGGATACAAATTTTAGCTATCGCAGTTATCCTTTTGCTTACTTATATTAATACAAGAGGCGTAGAAAGTGGAAAGTTTTTACAGAATATCTTTACAGGATCTAAAATTTTAGCTTTATTAGGATTGATTGCTGCAGGATTTATTCTGGTAGATTTTTCTCATTTATCTGAAAATTTCAACTTGGGAATGGATTCTTTTAGTAATCTGAAAAAGGATCTGAGTGGAAATTTTCTGAAAGAAGGCTGGGAGCCTATTGGGGGAATGACTTTGATGGGGGGGATTGCTGCTGCCATGGTAGGATCTGTTTTCAGCTCTGTAGCATGGGAAAGCGTAACGTTTGTTTCCGGGGAAATTGAAAACCCAAAGAAAAATGTAGTAAAATCAATGATCTACGGGACTTCTGCCGTGATGATTTTATATATAGCTGTTAATTTTGTGTATTTAAATGCTCTGGATAGAGACAGTATTGCCTTTGCTACTAATGACAGGGTCGCTGTAGCAGCGTCACAAAATATTTTTGGAAGTGCAGGAACCATTATTATTGCTGTGCTAGTAATGATTTCCACTTTCGGATGTGATAACGGATTGATCTTGGCTGGTGCAAGAGTTTTTCAAACAATGGCCAAAGATGGTATGTTCTTTAAATCTGCAGAAAAAAATAATAAAAATGAAGTGCCGGAAAATGCATTGTGGATGCAGGGAATCTGGGCTTCTTTACTATGTTTGAGCGGACAGTACGGAAACCTGTTGGATATGATTTCGTTTGTTATTGTTCTGTTCTATATGATTACAGTTTTTGGAGTTATTTATTTAAGAATTAAGCAACCTACTTTAGAAAGACCTTATAAAACATGGCTATATCCTGTGACTCCTATCATATATCTTATTATAGGAACTGTTTTCTGTATCCTATTATTAATATACAAACAGCAATACACCTGGCCGGGATTTTTACTGGTATTGCTAGGACTTCCGGTATACTATTTCATCAATCGGAGAAAAACAGATCAATAG